The following DNA comes from Schistocerca piceifrons isolate TAMUIC-IGC-003096 chromosome 3, iqSchPice1.1, whole genome shotgun sequence.
TGAACTGAGAATAGTGTTTCAATATTTGAAAGAAATTTCGAGTTTGTATTAACTAGCAATAATGAGGAATAGGTTCTATCTGTCCTTTTTTGTGACTTCTTACACATATGTCAAGCTGTCAAGAAGAGAGCGAAAAATGATGCAATGCAGACATTTGACTTCATGCCAAACACTGACCATTACTGAGCAACTTTGTTCAGCCATCAATAGTTACCTTTCCCATTTTgatatcatttacgtaaatcaacaCAGTATGCTAAAAGCATAACATTTAATGAAATGTCACTCATTGTGCTTCAGTATTAAGTTTGCCGgtgaattttccaaaattttgtggGACTTGATAATTAAAAAAGAATAACAAGGAAGCAGTTCATAGACAGTAGCAGAGTTAAAATTCAAATAAATATAATGTTGCAAAAGTGATGTTACTCCTTTGTGGGAGCAGCACAGAGAGTTATTGATGATACATAATTTTATAAGCGATGTATCTTATTACATCATAAACCTTGCGTAAAAGTGCAGAAGCTGTTATAAACAATCCCTAAAGTGGAagatatgtggttcatgcacatggAAATTAAAAATATAAGCTAAACATCGAGTTACATATTCTTTTACATTGCTCAGCCTAGATTATGGATAAATTTTAATTAACATTGCAACACTTTGAACTCATCAATGCTTTAGCCCATTGAGCTTTGATGTAACACCTAAAAATAGAAAAGAACTCATTTTTCAAAAAGGATCGTCCTCATCAAGAATAGCAAATCCTTCTAAAGACATTGTTACACTGTTTaatgttaatttttaaaaatatttatttatggagTATGAGGAACTTATGTGATCTTGTGGAGTGTTGAAGAATGGAATGGGAAATAGGATGTGAAGTTACATACAGAGTTTCTTGTGTGTAAAGCACTACCTCATTTAACAAGTCATTATTAAACTGAAGAAGAAAGACTTGAACTAAGTATGACGTTGTACACATTTATTGTTCAAGAAACACTGcttaatcacaaaatatttgaaTACTCCCTTTGTTTTGAAATATGTTTGTTGGTGGTTTCAGAGTTAAGTGATAGTAGGCTGCAGATACAAGTTTTTGGGATACAGCATGTGTTTGGTCCTACAGTTTTTGGTGACAGTACTGTGACATTCCCCTCTGAAAATACTTTCCATCTGTGAAAAACATCAAGTAGTATTGTGATCCGGATTTGACATTAAATTGTACATCTTTCTGTATCTGTCTGTCTCTCAGCATAGAAGAAAGCAAGGGCATATTCTCCAGTAGGAACAACTATAGCAATGTGCAAAGGTGTTTCAACCTGTCTTTTCATTGAGTGCAGCTTCATTatcataatttcttttaaatttatatatttttcacttGTTAGGCTAATTTATACTGTAGGTTTAATAATAATTCATCATATttagtttcaaagagagtatttcccctttaaatgcgaacatttttaggttaggctttaccgtgactgttactgacattaaatgaaacaacaagtttactgttaccagtcatggtgactggtaacagtaaacttgttgtttcatttaatatttccCCTTTCTTATGTAATTTAAACAATACTATTGCCTTTTACTTGTTCAGCCAAAATTCAAGTCTTGCTTGTTTAAGGTGTTCAGGTCTGataacaataaacaaaagaaagcCACACTTTCTCTTAATCTGTACATTTTTTAGGTAAATGATTTTAATGTAAATTATTCTATATTTTTGATCCATTTCAAGTACTTGTGTAATAATACGTGCTCAGCTGTCTTTTATTCAAGCTGTCTAACATGTACACCCTTGTAAGACCTATCATCACTGAACCTGCAATTCTCAGAAATCTAAAAATGACAGAGATAATAACTTTGAAGATCACAGTCTTGTGTATTACAAAAAAACCGTAGCAAATATGCAGACCCTGTTGTTACATGAATAACAACATATGAAGTTAACATTTCCCACTGCACTTGTTTCAGTAAAAAAAGCATCAAAAAATGCGAGATGGAAAGAAAAAAGGGCCTCTTGTCAGAGAAGTAAAATTTTCGGTACAAGCAAAAACATTCAGGGTTGTCTAAAATGCCTATTTTCTtttttcaacaatattatgaaaaggatagttgctactcactacatagcagaatgctgagtcacagataggcctatctgtgaatcagcatctccactaagcaaatagcagctttccttttcataatactgtcattattccatcctggattttccattgttttattttcttttttttgcatattattgtAATTTACTTCATTCCGTATACACTTATAtcatttgaaagttgtttgaatccAACAGAAGTCAGTTATATCATTAAAAGCAATTGATGTCAGTCTTTTGAGAAAAGGCCTCTTGTTGTTACAGAGAAGTAACAAGAGACCACCTTTGGAAAGCTCAGTGATGTGTATGCAGTGGTTcacaaaacagtatttcacaaaacagtattttctaaattttatcAGCACTTTAAATGGCTCAGAGAATCtgtgtatataaaaaaagaatgtattATGTATACAATAATGCCAAACAAGACAAATGGTCCCCTTTTTATATGAAAGTTACAAACGCCTACTGATGTTACCAATCTGCAGTTTGCAGCCCTAAAATCCCAGCTGACAGTTAACATTACTGTAGCAACAAAAACCCACACCTACAACACATGTTAACTCTGCTGTTGCTACTAGGAGCAAAAAAGGTGAAGTTGCTGTGAATACATCTGACTGACTAAATCTCTTAAAGAATAATATTGCTAACAAAGTGCCTCACATACAAATGATGAACTCAAATTGAATATATTTAGTAAATATATTCAGTTTGAGTTCATCATTAGTTACAAAGGTAGTGTACACTGCAAAATGTTCAtggatggaaatgaatttgtacacTGCATCTTTGCAAACGAAAATGGGCTTGTTTGGTTTCTTGGCAGTAATTCCAGCAGGGATGACAAGACAATGAAAATACTGTCTTTGTAAAAAGAGGATCTGTTGTGAAGAGAAATAGAAAGTGTCCCGAAGTAGAAGCAGATACAGGACCAGAACCTCAAGTCAGTGACAGTGAGGATCTCGAGGAGGAACCTGCCCAGCCAGATATTCTAGAACAAAAGACAAAAAGGAGAGGCAAAAATGCTCTTTGTGGACGATCTACCGACGCAGGTATTTTAGAAGTGAAAAATCAAATCCTTTGACCACTATATAATATGGGACCCCAGTAATTTATATTTGAGGGTTTTGTGAATTTTAGGTGGCTTTTAGCAGCAAAATTTGATCGAATATATTTCATAACGTGGAGTAAAAATTccaatactggggggggggggggggggggggagtttgtggAGCACACTGATTTTTCTCAGTTTGGAGTCAtttatttggttttaaatttttgtacactGCAATGTGCTGTTGGTCTGAAGAGGTTAACCTCTTAATGTTAACTTAAATAAGTCTTTACTGTTTGACAGAGGACATTTTTAGGGTGATATAGAAGCAAAATTTGTCTCATAAATATGTCAAATTAATCAGTGGCGATAAAGTGAAACTTTAAACCTCTTTTAACTCACTCAGATTTAAAGGTAGAGATCTCTTTTTTTTTATGTTCCGAATTTAATCTTGAACATAAAAATTACGCTCAAAACCCAAAATTTTTGACATGAGGTCCTTTTTGCTTTCCATCTCACAAATAATGAACTTagttaaaattaaatttcataccTGTCGTTTGTCTGTCAGTTTTTCTCCATGTCGACACCAGAATGCAAAGTGTTCAGAATTATGCCACTTTCTGCTTTTGTGTTGAAGtgcctgtaaaaataaataaaattagaaatttATTCTTAACCTGCTATCATTTGTAGCAATTTTTTTGTAACAGTTTTATATTACATGTTCCACTCGTTGGACAACTTCTTCCTCACTATGATGCTGATGTGTTTTGTCACTGCTGTTGTTTATTCTGATCTGTGAACCTTCAGTCCAAAAGTTTTCCAGTGGTTCCCGTACTATTTTACCCATTACATTTGGTTCATTTGATGGCTTATAATATGCAACTTCTATTTTGTTTCCATCTTTGGTCTCTgtcaaatgaaaattttataagATAGCACTTAAATATAATACTAAAAGTGCAAAAACCAAATTATGTATATCACTTACTTGTTTTTATGCCAATACCCCATATATGTAAGGTGTCATTTTGCACTTCTATAATGTCACCACTTTCCATAACATTGCAGAAGATccttttttcatcacctgatagCCATTTAGATGTAGTCCTCACTGTGAACTTCATGGTTGACACTTTCCCGGTACCTGCACAAGTCATGTATCAAATTTCAGAGTGGACTGTGACTTCTAACACACCTATCACAAAAGACAGGCTATTGGTTCGGACCGGCTGACAAGCCTCTGTTATCAGGGAAGTGGTATATCTTATCTCTTACCCACACAACACAAGATTACCTCAATATTGCGTTATATCTAAAAGCAAAGAAAACTGCGACTTAATTAATGTGAAAAAGAACATGTGTCTTGCCATAGTAAACATCATTTTAAGCTCTAAAGTATGCAAACACAATTGGCTGCTTCATTTATAAGGATTTTAATTGTCCCAGTTGTCTGTTCCCATCGCATCATTGTGATTTATAATGCTAATAATCCATGGAATTAACTGACAAGAATAGGTTGCATactttgtagccatgtacactttACTAACTGCAAATAGTTTTCGAGCATTCCAGTAATAATTTGCCACTTTACAAAACACAGAATGTTATACATTTGCCACTTTTTCCTCGTCCTGAGTGTGCTTATTGTATTGGTAGTCATGTTAGTGTCTTTAACAATAATCGTGTAACAAGAGCATTGCATTTTTTATTTGATGCtgtaatgtattttctttaattAAGCATCGAGCAACTGAAGCCTTTTTATCGTACATTTGTCAGTGATGTACAGTTACCAGAAAATTAGCCATTGCAGTGTTCACAAAAAacagcctccattatatatatatatatatatatatatactgtagacAGAGCACCGCTACTGTAGTAGATTATAATAATGTTGCTATGTATTTATGAAAATAGCTCACCATTCATTTTTGTGGTCTTTTGTTTT
Coding sequences within:
- the LOC124788042 gene encoding uncharacterized protein LOC124788042 → MTCAGTGKVSTMKFTVRTTSKWLSGDEKRIFCNVMESGDIIEVQNDTLHIWGIGIKTKTKDGNKIEVAYYKPSNEPNVMGKIVREPLENFWTEGSQIRINNSSDKTHQHHSEEEVVQRVEHALQHKSRKWHNSEHFAFWCRHGEKLTDKRQMSDVAKWGSLSASAGVWMFMRKRHNTQ